In Acetivibrio cellulolyticus CD2, the sequence TATAAAGGTCTCTGCGTTAACAGATTTGATACTTTTTCTGTAAATCTTGTCAGGCTTATTTCTAAAGGCCTCATCCATCATAGCTAGGGTTTGATTTTGCTCCATCTGGTAATCGCTTTTGCTTCATTTGTTGGTATGCTGAATCTTTGACTTAAATACCCTAAAGATGCAGCCAGCTCGCCATCTGGTCCACTGAATTTATGGCATGTATATCTTATTCGTTTGAATCAAAGAAAACAAGCTATAGAAGCTGAGTAACAAGCATAAGAGAATACTTATGATAACTATCTGCTATTTGATTTTTTAAATTTTAAATTAAAGAAAGAAGGATACCAATGAATGCAAAAATTATAGCAGTTGCAAACCAAAAAGGTGGTGTAGCTAAGACTACCAGTGTAAGGAATATGGCATTTTCCCTTGGAGAGCAGGGGAAGAAGGTGCTGGCTTTAGATTTTGACCCACAATCCAACCTTACTTCATCATTTGCAGATGATAGTGTAATCATTCCAAATCAATCAGGAGTATTATGCAACAATGGGGCTAACGGACTTTACAAAGAGCATC encodes:
- a CDS encoding ParA family protein, translating into MNAKIIAVANQKGGVAKTTSVRNMAFSLGEQGKKVLALDFDPQSNLTSSFADDSVIIPNQSGVLCNNGANGLYKEHLED